In Streptomyces qaidamensis, one DNA window encodes the following:
- the msrB gene encoding peptide-methionine (R)-S-oxide reductase MsrB: MAYDVEKPDEQWRAELSPGEYAVLRQAGTEPAFTGEYTDTKTRGVYSCRACGADLFTSETKFESHCGWPSFFDPKDTDAVELIEDRSHGMVRTEVRCARCGSHLGHVFAGEGYPTPTDQRYCINSIALRLAPEQG; the protein is encoded by the coding sequence ATGGCGTACGACGTCGAGAAGCCGGACGAGCAGTGGCGCGCGGAGCTGAGCCCGGGCGAGTACGCGGTCCTGCGGCAGGCGGGCACCGAGCCCGCCTTCACCGGTGAGTACACCGACACCAAGACCCGGGGCGTCTACTCCTGCCGGGCCTGCGGCGCGGACCTGTTCACGTCGGAGACCAAGTTCGAGTCGCACTGCGGCTGGCCGTCCTTCTTCGACCCCAAGGACACCGACGCGGTGGAGCTGATCGAGGACCGCTCGCACGGCATGGTGCGGACCGAGGTGCGGTGCGCCCGGTGCGGCTCGCACCTCGGGCACGTGTTCGCGGGCGAGGGGTATCCGACGCCCACGGACCAGCGGTACTGCATCAACTCCATCGCGCTGCGGCTGGCCCCCGAGCAGGGCTGA